The following is a genomic window from Halobacterium sp. R2-5.
CGGCCGACCTCGCGCGCTTCGGGGATGAACTCGGTGAGCACGAGGAAGACCATCGCGCCGCCGGCGAACCCGAAGCCCGCGGGGAGCAGCGAGCGCGCGATCTGGACGAACGCGAACGCCAGCACCGCGCCGATGGGTTGTGGAATGCTCGTGAACACGGCGACGCCGACGAGCGTCCAGCCCGAACCCGGACGGAGAGAGCACGATGCCGGAAGCGAGCCCCCAGAGGCCGCCGCGCCAGCGGTCGTCGACGTCGTCCACGAAGACGAACGCGAGCGCCCCCGTCAGTTCCATGCGCGGGACTACGAACGCTTGACGAACAGAATCTTACATTCCATAAACAATATTTCGGAAACTCTAAACCGGGCGAGTGAAGGTGCTCGCGGGCGCAGCCGCCGGCATGGACGAGCAAGCCCGCGTCGCCGCGTTCCTCGACGACAACGACATGCGCACGCCGCCCGCGTACCGCGTCCTCGACCTCGCCAGCGAGGTCGGTGAACTCGCGAAGAACGTCAACGAGTCCACCGAGTACGGCGCCGACGCCGCGGCCGCCGGCGTCGAGCGCGACGAGCTCGGGGACGCGCTGTTCTGCCTGCTCGCGCTCGCCGACGAGCTGGATTACGACGCGAGCGCCGCCCTGGCGGAGTCGCTGGCGAAGTACGAGGCGCGGTTGGCGGACTCCGGGACCGCGGGCTCCGGCGAGTAGCGGGTTCTCGCCGCACGGGAGTGGCGGACGCTTTTATGGCCCTGCTGGGCGTCTCTCCGAACGAAGATGGAAGACGACGCAAGCGGGCTGTTCGCGCCCGACAGAGTCGCCGTCGTCGGCGCGACCGACAGGGAGGGCGCCGTCGGCCGCGCCATCGTGACGAACCTCGCCGACTTCGACGGCGACGTCGTCGCCGTCAACCCCGGCCGCGACGAGGTGCTCGGGTACGACTGCTACCCGGACCTCCAGTCGGCCCCCGACGCCGACCTCGCCGTCGTCGTCGTGCCGCCGTCGGCGGTGGTCGACGCCGCCTGCGACGCTGGCGAGGCGGGCGTCCGGAACGTGGTGGTCATCACCGCGGGGTTCAGCGAGACCGGCAGCGAGGGCGCCGACCGCGAGCGCGAACTCGCGGCCGTCGCCGACGACTACGACCTCAACCTCGTCGGGCCGAACAGCCTCGGCGTGCTCTCCACGCCAACCGGACTGAACGCGACGTTCGGCCCGTCGAACGCGCTCCCCGGCTCGCTGTCGTTCATGAGCCAGTCGGGCGCGTTCATCACGGCCGTGCTGGACTGGGCGAACGACCAGGGAATCGGCTTCAAGGACGTGGTCAGCCTCGGCAACAAGGCCGTCATGGACGAGACGGACTTCCTCCGCCAGTGGCACGACGACCCCGAGACGAACGTCGTGCTCGGCTACCTGGAGGGCATCGAGGACGGCCGCGAGTTCATCGACACCGCCCGCGAGGTTACGAAGGACACCCCCGCTGTCGTCGTGAAGTCCGGCCGCACGGAGGCCGGCGCGCAGGCCGCGTCCTCGCACACGGGGACCATCGCGGGCAGCGAGGCCGCCTACGAGGCGGGCTTCGACCAGGCGGGCGTCGTCCGCGCGGAGAACGTCCAGGAGCTGTTCGACTTCGCGCGCGCCCTCGACGGCCTCCCGCTGCCGGACTCCGAGCGCGTCGCGGTCGTCACGAACGCCGGCGGCCCGGGCGTGATGGCGACCGACGCGGTCGGCGACGCCCGGCTCTCGATGGCGTCGTTCGACGACGACACGCTCGACGCGCTCTCGGAGACACTGCCGGACGCGGCGAACGTCTACAACCCCGTGGACGTGCTCGGGGACGCGGGCGTCGACCGGTTCGCGGAGGCCCTCGACACCGTGTTCGCGGCCGACGGTGTCGGCTGTGCGGTCGTCGTCGCCGCGCCGACCGCCGTGCTGGACTTCGAGGACCTCGCCGAGGTGCTCGCGGACAGGCAGGCCGAGCACGGCAAGCCCGTCGTGGCGTGCCTGATGGGCGGCGAGCGCACCGAGCGAGCGTCGGACGCGCTCGCCGAGGCGGGCATCCCGAACTACTTCGACCCGGCGCGCGCGGTCGGCAGCCTCGACGCGCTCGCCGTCCAGCGCGCCGTCGAGAACCGCGAGTACGAGGCGCCCGCGGAGTTCGACGTCGACCGCGAGCGCGCCCGCGAGATTCTCGACACCGCCGCCGAGCGCGACTCCCGCCGGCTCGGCGTCGAAGCGATGGACCTGCTGGACGCCTACGGCATCCCGACGCCCGAGGGCGAAGTCGTCGACGACCCCGCGGACGCCGTCTGGGTCGCCAACGACATCGAGGGCGACGTGGTGATGAAGATCGTCAGCCCGGACATCCTTCACAAGTCCGATATCGGCGGCGTCAAGGTCGGCGTCCCCGACGAGGACGTCCGGGACGCCTACGAGGACCTCGTGACGCGCGCGAAGAACTACCAGCCCGACGCCACCATCCTCGGCGTCCAGATTCAGGAGATGGTCGACACCGACGCCGGCACGGAGACGATTCTCGGCGTGAACCGCGACCCGCAGTTCGGGCCGCTCGTGCTGTTCGGGCTGGGCGGCATCTTCGTGGAGGTGCTGGAGGACACGAGCGTCCGCGTCGCGCCCGTCTCCGGGCGCGAGGCTGACGAGATGATCGACGACCTCGACTCCGCGCCGCTGCTCCGGGGCGCGCGCGGCCGCGAACCGGCCGACGAGGCAGCGATCACGGAGGCCGTCCAGCGGCTCAGTCAGCTCGTCACGGACTTCCCGGCGATACTGGAACTGGACGTCAACCCCCTGCTGGCGACCGGCGACGGCGTACAGGCGCTGGACGTGCGGCTCACGATCGACCCCGAGGAACTATGAACACGCTACTGGTCACATCCACCGAAGCAGGCACCGGCAAGACCGCGGTCGCGCTCGCGCTCGCGCGGCTCGCGAACGAACGCGGCGACGACGTCGGCTACATGAAGCCGAAGGGCACGCGGCTGGAGAGCAACGTCGGGAAGACCCTCGACGCCGACCCGATGCTCGCCCGCGAACTGCTCGACCTCGACGCCGAGATGCACGAGCTCGAACCCGTCGTCTACTCGCCGACGTTCGTCGAGGGCGCGATTCGCGGCCGCGAAGACCCCGAGGAGCTACGGACGCGCGTCCGTGAGGCCTTCGAGGGGCTCGCCGAGGGGAAGGACGCGATGGTCGTGGAGGGCGCCGACGACCTCGCGACCGGCGGCATCGTCGACCTCACGGACCCCGAGGTCGCCGAGCTGCTGGACGCCGACGTGGTCGTGCTCTCGCGGTACCGCGAGCCCGGGGACGTCGACGACGTGCTCGCGGCCGCTGACGCGCTCGGCGACCGCTGCGCGGGCGTCGTGTTCAACGCCGTCGCGGACGCCGACTACGACGACGTAGAGACGGACGTCGCGCCGTTCCTCGACGGCCGTGACGTCCCCGTGCTCGGCGTGGTCCCGCGGGACGCGGACCTCGCGGGCGTCACCGTCGCCGACCTCGCGAGCGAGCTCGGTGCGGACCTGCTCACGGAGGACGGCGTCGGCACCGACGGCCGCGTCGAGCGCTTCCTCGTCGGCGCGATGAGCGGCGAGGCCGCGCTCAGTCACTTCCGGCGGACGAAGGACGCCGCGGTCATCACGGGCGGCGACCGCGCGAACGTCCAGACCGCCGCCCTCGACTCGCCGGGCGTGACGTGTCTCGTGCTCACGGGCGGCCACCGGCCGTCGGGCGCGGTGCTCGGGAAAGCGGCGGAGGAAGGAGTTCCGGTGCTGTCGGTGCAGTCGGACACGCTGACGACCGTCGAGCGCGCCGAGAACCTCGTGCGCGGCGGTCGCGTGCGCGACGAGCGAACCGTCGACAGGATGCGAGAACTACTGCACGACCACGCGGACGTCGACGTGCTGCTCGACTAGACGAGGGCGTCCGGCTTCACCCAGACGACGAAGCGGTCGTCGCGCCGGACGACACCGCGCGTGCTCTCGGAGGCCGCCGACTCGTCGATCGCCTCCGGGTCGACGGACTCGACCTCGTGGACGTCGTCGACCAGCAGGCCCGTGCTCTCGTGCTCGGAGAGCACGACGATGCGCTTGCCGTTCGCCTCCCCGTTGATGCCGAGGCGTACGCGCGGGTCGACGACCGTCGTCGTCTCGCCGCGGAGGTCCACGACGCCGACGACGTGGGCGTCGGCGTTCGGAATCGGGGTGACGTCCTCGGTGGCGTCCACGATCTCGTCGACGTGCGCGATGTCGATGCAGTAGCGGTCCTCGCCCAGAGAGAACTCCAGCACGTCCGTCGCCGATGTCATACCGGCGACTCTGCCGCCGACCGAATTAAGCGTTGGGACTACGCCCCCGAGAAGTATTATCTAGTTAACGTCTTCTGCCGGCCGTTACCCGGCCCGCTCCGCCGTCTGTCACGACAACCCCGACACTCTTTTTTCTCTCCGCTGTCATCGTCCGCTCGATGGACCCGGTGGACGTGCTACGAGTACTCGGCAACAAGTACAACGCCGAGATCCTCGAAGCGACGCACGCCCCGAAGTCTGCCCAGGAGCTCAGCGAGGAACTCGACATCCCCATCGCGACGAGCTACCGACGCATCGAGGAACTGAGCGAGCACGACCTCCTCAAGCTGGAGGGCAAGGAGCTCTCCGACGAGGGCCGACGCACCAAGGTCTACCGCCGGCAGGTCGACGAGATCTCCGTGAAGTTCGGGGTCGACGAGACCGAGATCGAGACCACCGAACGCACCGAGGCGAAGAACGCCCTCGTCGACGTCTGGAGCGACCTGCGCTCGGAGCAGTAGCCGACCGCTCTGCGCGGATTCTCCGAGATAATAATTACGGGGACACCTTTATACGGAGACTGCGGGACGTGCGTACGAGCCACGCGAGACAATGGGCCCCATCGAAGCAATCTACCTCGTATTCAGCGCGACGCTCGCCGCCGCCGGCCTCAGCATGGTCGGGTTCGCGGTGCGCGCGTACCTCGACACCGGCCGGCACTCGATGATGCACCTCTCGGCGGGATTCGCGCTCGTCGTCGCCGCCGCCATCGGCACCACCGTCGTGGCGTTCGTCACGGACTTCGAGTACACGCGCACTCTGCTGACGGCGAACTACGTGGTCACGACCGCGGGCTACATCTTCGTCATGTACAGCATCGTCGCGCCCGAATCCGGGCGCCAGAAACCCTGAAAATCCACGGACTCCCGGCGGAACCCGTCTACGAGAACTTCGACTTCACGCGGTCGTACAGCTTCACGCGGCGCTCGGAGGCGTCGCCGTCCGCGTCCAGGCCGGCTTCCTCGATGAGGTCTTCGAGCGGAATCTCGTACACGGGGCCGTCGTCGGTGTCCTCCGCGGGCGTTCCCGGCTCTTCGGTCTCGCCGGTCGCGGGGTCGACCCACTCGAAGCCCGACGGCTCGGGCTCCGGGGGTTCCATCCCGACGCTGTCCGCGAGCTTCGCGGCGAGCCGGTCGTACGCACGGGCCGCGGGGCTGTCCGGTTTCAGCGCGACGACCGGTCGGCCCTTCCGCACCGCGAGCTTCACCGCCTCGTCGTGCGGGACGCTGACCGTCACCGCGTCGGTCGTCCCGAGCGCCGCCGCGATGCCCTCCACGTCGTCGAAGCCGCCGTCGCCCGTGCGCGTGAACACCGCGCCCACGACCGGCTTCTCCAGTTTCCCGACGAGCTTACCGGTCTTCGTGGCGTCGGTCAGCGACATCAGCTCCGCCGTCGTCACCAGCAGCACGCCGTCCGCGACGCTCATCGCCATCGCGATGTCGTAGCTCAGGCCCGCTCCCGCGTCCAGCAGCACCACGTCGTTGCGCGCGCGGAGGTACTCCACGACGCGGTGGAGGGACTTCGCGTCCGCCTCCGCGAACTGCTCTAAGTCCGTCGAACCGGGCACGAGCGTGAGGCCGTTCGTCTCGTAGGTGGCGTCGGCCGGCCCGGCGTTCCCCGAGAGCACGTCGTGGAGCGTGACGTCCGCGTCGACGCCGAGCAGGCTCGCGAGGTTCGCCATCCCGAGGTCGACGTCCACGACGGCCACGTCGAACCCGTCGTCGGCGAGCGCCACGCCGAGGTTCGCCGTGGTCGTCGACTTGCCGACGCCGCCCTTCCCGCTGGCGACGGCGAACACGTACCCGTCGCCTCCGGCCTCGTTCATCGTGCCGTTGGTAACATGCTACGGTACATAAGTGTGGCTCCCTCCTCAGACCGAGAGCAGCGATTCGACCAGCCCCAGCGTCAGCGACCCGATGACCGCCGAGATCCACGTCAGCACCACGAAGTGGAGGTACGCGTTGAGCTTGTGCCCGCCGTCGACGACGCGGATCATCAGCGACGACAGCACGGCGTTGACCAGCACGGTCAGCACCAGCAGGTACTCGATGAGCTGGATGTCGTACATGGCCGTGTTGATGAGGTCGTCGACGGGGAGCGCGGAGTTCGAGAAGTCCAGGCCGAGCCCCGAGATGACGTCGACGATGCCCAGCCCGATGAAGAACGCGAACGTCGCCGCCGCGCTGATACCGTACAGCACGCCCACCATCGTCGACGCGGACTGATTGCGGCGCTGGCGCAACTGCTGGACCTCGCCCATGTTCCCCGAGATGAGGTCACCGAGGTTCTTCGGATCGCCGCCCATCTCGCGGCCGATGAGGTACATCTCGCTGAACTTCTGGATCAGGTAGGAGTGGGCGTCCGCGGTGAAGTACCGCCACGCCCGCGAGGCGTCCAGCCGGAGGTTCAGGCGCTTGTAGAGGTCGTCGACGAGCTCCGTGAGCGCGCCGAAGTTCTTGTTCCGCAGCGTCTCCAACACCCGAGTGGTGGTCGTCTGGCGAGCCGTCTCGCTGGCGCCGAGCGCGCGGATGAAGTTCGTGAACGCGTCGTCGCGGTCCTTCACGCGCTCCTCTTCCCCACGTGCGACGAGCCCGGGGATGACGAGCGGCGTCGTCGGCACCGCTGCGTACATCGGTAGCGGCACGTCGTGGGGGTCGAT
Proteins encoded in this region:
- a CDS encoding acetate--CoA ligase, with the protein product MEDDASGLFAPDRVAVVGATDREGAVGRAIVTNLADFDGDVVAVNPGRDEVLGYDCYPDLQSAPDADLAVVVVPPSAVVDAACDAGEAGVRNVVVITAGFSETGSEGADRERELAAVADDYDLNLVGPNSLGVLSTPTGLNATFGPSNALPGSLSFMSQSGAFITAVLDWANDQGIGFKDVVSLGNKAVMDETDFLRQWHDDPETNVVLGYLEGIEDGREFIDTAREVTKDTPAVVVKSGRTEAGAQAASSHTGTIAGSEAAYEAGFDQAGVVRAENVQELFDFARALDGLPLPDSERVAVVTNAGGPGVMATDAVGDARLSMASFDDDTLDALSETLPDAANVYNPVDVLGDAGVDRFAEALDTVFAADGVGCAVVVAAPTAVLDFEDLAEVLADRQAEHGKPVVACLMGGERTERASDALAEAGIPNYFDPARAVGSLDALAVQRAVENREYEAPAEFDVDRERAREILDTAAERDSRRLGVEAMDLLDAYGIPTPEGEVVDDPADAVWVANDIEGDVVMKIVSPDILHKSDIGGVKVGVPDEDVRDAYEDLVTRAKNYQPDATILGVQIQEMVDTDAGTETILGVNRDPQFGPLVLFGLGGIFVEVLEDTSVRVAPVSGREADEMIDDLDSAPLLRGARGREPADEAAITEAVQRLSQLVTDFPAILELDVNPLLATGDGVQALDVRLTIDPEEL
- a CDS encoding MazG-like family protein; amino-acid sequence: MDEQARVAAFLDDNDMRTPPAYRVLDLASEVGELAKNVNESTEYGADAAAAGVERDELGDALFCLLALADELDYDASAALAESLAKYEARLADSGTAGSGE
- a CDS encoding phosphotransacetylase family protein yields the protein MNTLLVTSTEAGTGKTAVALALARLANERGDDVGYMKPKGTRLESNVGKTLDADPMLARELLDLDAEMHELEPVVYSPTFVEGAIRGREDPEELRTRVREAFEGLAEGKDAMVVEGADDLATGGIVDLTDPEVAELLDADVVVLSRYREPGDVDDVLAAADALGDRCAGVVFNAVADADYDDVETDVAPFLDGRDVPVLGVVPRDADLAGVTVADLASELGADLLTEDGVGTDGRVERFLVGAMSGEAALSHFRRTKDAAVITGGDRANVQTAALDSPGVTCLVLTGGHRPSGAVLGKAAEEGVPVLSVQSDTLTTVERAENLVRGGRVRDERTVDRMRELLHDHADVDVLLD
- a CDS encoding MinD/ParA family protein, with product MNEAGGDGYVFAVASGKGGVGKSTTTANLGVALADDGFDVAVVDVDLGMANLASLLGVDADVTLHDVLSGNAGPADATYETNGLTLVPGSTDLEQFAEADAKSLHRVVEYLRARNDVVLLDAGAGLSYDIAMAMSVADGVLLVTTAELMSLTDATKTGKLVGKLEKPVVGAVFTRTGDGGFDDVEGIAAALGTTDAVTVSVPHDEAVKLAVRKGRPVVALKPDSPAARAYDRLAAKLADSVGMEPPEPEPSGFEWVDPATGETEEPGTPAEDTDDGPVYEIPLEDLIEEAGLDADGDASERRVKLYDRVKSKFS
- a CDS encoding helix-turn-helix domain-containing protein — its product is MDPVDVLRVLGNKYNAEILEATHAPKSAQELSEELDIPIATSYRRIEELSEHDLLKLEGKELSDEGRRTKVYRRQVDEISVKFGVDETEIETTERTEAKNALVDVWSDLRSEQ
- a CDS encoding chemotaxis protein CheW; the protein is MTSATDVLEFSLGEDRYCIDIAHVDEIVDATEDVTPIPNADAHVVGVVDLRGETTTVVDPRVRLGINGEANGKRIVVLSEHESTGLLVDDVHEVESVDPEAIDESAASESTRGVVRRDDRFVVWVKPDALV